A window of the Caretta caretta isolate rCarCar2 chromosome 21, rCarCar1.hap1, whole genome shotgun sequence genome harbors these coding sequences:
- the PROK1 gene encoding prokineticin-1 — MKTVIQILCFFLLITFYKCAVITGACERDLQCGAGTCCAISLWLRGLRMCTPLGQEGDECHPFSHKVPFLGKRQHHTCPCLPNFICSRFIDGRFRCSVDFKNIDF, encoded by the exons ATGAAAACAGTCATCCAAATCTTGTGCTTCTTCCTTTTAATAACTTTTTACAAATGTGCAGTCATCACTGGG GCTTGCGAGAGGGATCTGCAGTGTGGAGCCGGGACATGCTGTGCCATCAGCCTGTGGCTTCGAGGACTCAGGATGTGCACTCCGCTGGGACAGGAAGGAGATGAATGCCACCCATTCAGTCACAAG GTCCCTTTCCTTGGAAAACGCCAACACCACACCTGCCCGTGTTTGCCAAACTTTATATGCTCCAGGTTCATTGATGGCAGATTCCGGTGTTCAGTAGACTTCAAGAACATAGACTTTTAG